In the genome of Chrysoperla carnea chromosome 5, inChrCarn1.1, whole genome shotgun sequence, the window ATGCACACAATAATTTCAGAAAAGAACGACAAATAATCTAAGCATTTCTCGAAAGTTTGCACAATTCTGTTAGATTATCTATCGCCTAGATGTGGcaaaatctcagctttgaaatggcattattcaaaattaaaattccaagtgaatttttaatgttaaatagcaaaaacaccaaaattgagattttaaccaatattttctttttaatttctactTCATTCGaaattcttatgtataaaaaatgtcccaaaaaatataacctgttttttagtaaattttcaagacATTCTACGccataaaaattgaacaaataaaaaatcccTTGCTTTTTATAAACAAGTTTAGTCTATCTTTCAACAATAGAAAGTATCacttacatattttttacaatctaaattttaatattttcttaaatctatatatttaaaattaattgcacTTCATtctatttacaaacaaaatgaaTGTTAAGGGGGATTTACGATCGTCTTCAAATCAAATTCGGTACACTATGcagaaatgtttaatatttatggaCTTTTTGAGACTATCGacatataaaaaagtttacatCATTCAGAATGAATTTCTTTTGATCAGTTTCTCTTAAGTTACGATATATTACAGTTACATCTGTTAAACGAGTTCCTTTCCTTTCATTCAGAGACCTGTAATCGAATGGAGTTATTCTAATTTAACTCTGACTTGTCCTTATCGTCATTTCTAGTACTCTGTGTTAAAAAACTATACTATTGTGATGGAGGATTATCCCGACTGCACAGTTTCCGGTGACTACTTCGAAGGTCATATATACCAGTTGATTCCttgtatttttttcagaaacCTTTCACATTATCGCGCCCAGGAACTTAGCAGACTTTGCTCGCTCAAATGCATCACTGCAGTTTTCTTTTTCCCAActgtttttttacttacatttatTAATCTGATTGCCTCTTTTATTGTGGATTTCGAAATAAAGTTCATTGAAACCATCTGAAAAATCTCATCAcgtttagattatttttatcgGTTTATTGATATCTCAATTTCGTTGTAAAATGCACACCTAAAAGTAATATGCGTAGAAAcgattttctgaaaatattcaGATATTAATTGTATTGTTCCCCAttagcttagttggttaaggcgtaaccaattccatccgcggtattcttagggtagcggattcgattcccgccgtcgcaacaaaattaatttaattaatagttgtgatgggttggtgtagtgcatggtgtaTGCAttaaggaggtgcactcagcctctgaaattgaggtgctgataaatgaaattatcagcggaaaggtggtaaaacacatgtatgACATCACAATGGGTtcaatagcctaagtgtgtccttcgtggacagccaatataacctaacctaacctaattgtATTGttcttcaaatttcaaaaaaatatttaagacatttttggtgatttaaataaaaaataagaccATTTCCATTCGATtctggttaaatttttttgaaatgaaaccgTTCGTACCCCCTTAAGAGAGTTCAAAGCAAAGTATTTGCATACAAATAgaaagaacaaattttatttgtacttgATAATTGTTAGCACCTTTTATACCTTTATAAATCTACAGACTATAACGCAGTAAATAATACAAAGCTAtatttttttctccaattttcaattttttgataaaaattataggaATTGGAGAGGGAAGAGATTTGTGTTCATAATATCATAGTAGATAAGCTTTGGTGTTCCATTACATTTGTTTTTCGCTTAATTAACTTGAACATAATCAGAAAAACTATATACAATGTGATTCATATTAAAGTGACCACTTTCAATTtaagtaggaatatttaaattgcgtacaaatattatttgtttattcaatAGTTAAAGCTACTACAACCAGTTACCATCAAAAGTGATGTGAAAgcctcttttaaaataattttagtgcttagttagtttttaaaaacaaaattaaaatccaatTTTATGCCTATTCTAAAAGACATACACGATTAGTGATGAAACTTCTTTAGTTCACGATTtcacaatataataaattaataagataagatagaaaaattttcagataaattatttaaattctattCACCAAATCATTCTTCTTTCAGaatttttgaaagatatttcagaaactatgtctccaatcatcaaatgaattcgatttttgaactttctgGTTCAAAATTAGCATTGatttggagattaaaaaaaattctcgatttgTGATCATTTTTTGTACATTCATGAAActtttatcgaattaatttcgttcaaatttaactttaaaaagtgacaaaacAAGTTTTAACATGGGACtacatggaaaatataaatcgatatttctcaaaaataatatcgataactatatttgaaacttttaccagttaataattattttcaactttctattaatttaaaaaaattatttaaaatttgcatactGTTTTcttatgaacgcacatagcaaaacataTTGTTGAATGAGCGTCCTTAAGAGATGTCTTAACCGATAAAATTCTAAAAGTAAGGAAATGTATCATTGAAATCTTCGAATTTGTTtgtgatttcaataaaacacatTGTCTCAgcgaattaattattgaaaaatatgacaaatatGCACGAATAAGTTTTACACTAGAGTGACTAAATCAGTTGAAAGTTTCGTAAATTAGGAGATAAATCATGATAACTAAAGAAGTTTcactgtaattaaaaaataaaacaaggaaAAAAACACACACTACTTTTTAATCTAAGCAATGGCAGTGTTTGTGTGAATTGCTTCGCCCAACGCAGAAATAACATTCTATACAgcttaaaaaaatcattcaatttaatagcttttatatatataggttttacTATACAAACATAGCTAGAAAATATACAAATCCTCAAGTCATTTCTTTGCTAAAAACATATTacgtttcattttttaaaaaaaattcaggtaTCTTAGTAAAAAGTgcaaaataaaagttgaaacaTGGGTATGACATCTCAAAATCTACGTGATTTTATACACTAAAGGCACAGAAATTGAAACAAGTTAGCTTGCATTTACCGGGCCTAAGTAGTCAATATTTTTTCCAGACAATATCGATTTCTTTCGAAATGTCTAATCTatgaataaattcaatataacaCGACGAAATCACATTAGTCGAGGAAATAAAGCATTTAACCCCCAGGAATCGATCGACTCCTCATAAGTAGATTTTTGTAAGATCCAGCATCCATGTTTGTCTGAGtctcaacaaaatcatattcatgcgaACCCTACTAAAAGTACCCTACTTCCGAACACCACATtgctttatttaacatttaaaaaactattccattttatattttgaacgaTTCTAAGCATTTCATTTTTTACCTAACCTTGCCGTTTTCGGGATGCAAGCATTTAAAAAACATGCGAATTTTCgctgaaaatttgtaattggtgaaaataaagaatattttgagGTTccagtcaaaaatttaatactagaGTACTTCTGTCCCACTTTATGagcgtaaatcgaaaaaatacaaGTTCGCATGGATGTGGttttgttgagtacactcagacaaacattttccgattccgattttttcgattttatttcctcgattacaTTTGTCATTGAAATTGCcgtattacaaaaacaattccCGATTTTgtcgtaatttaaaaaaaaaaattttccagatcAACGAGAAAAATAAAGATGAAAAATCGCCTACCAATGGTGTATCATTTTCTTTGCCAATtagtatacaaaataaattgtaacGAAAGAGAAATAATCcgtaaaaaaaacacaacatcAATAAAACATACATAACACGAGACGGAACGGGGGCGGGGTTGGGCACGTGCACATAAAGAGTTTTAAACAACATATAATCAATAGAGACCAACAATTTTGGAAGTTTTATCTCACTTGTCTTGCATCCGTCGTAGATTGATTCGGTGAATGTATTACATATTCAGTTAATGTAACATCTGATGTACCACCAGATTCTAATGGGATGGCATGCTGTCGAAAATAATCTAACATATCGAATATTGTTGGAAACCATAAATGTTGCACACGACATTGTGCTTGATCGTTGAGACTCATACGTAAATGTTTGGCACGTccctagaaaaaattattttgtaataatcaagaaaaataaaaaatgattatcttTATATGAAGTTTTTGTCTGTTAGTTATCATGGAACTATTCTGTGgattattcaattttacataaatatttcttacctgaaaattaaaagttaacacAAATTCTCCTTTACGTGTTTCAGATTGACGGACTAGGAAAGTTCCATGACCAGATGATCCTTCATGCAAGACTAATTGAGCTGCATCAGATCTAGCTAATGTACCATGAAACCAAGGATGTTCTCTCAGCGTTGTTGAAAGATCTGTTTCAACATCTAAGACTACaacagaaaaacataaaatatattcgtgaacaatatattttttatcaatattttaatgtacTTTGTTCAAGTTCAGGATGCGATGAACGTAATTCAAAATTGCTACTACTCGATAATCGTTCACCTTGTCGTCCAGTACCACCTTGTAATCGTGGCGGTAATTCAGGTGCACCACCTTCTGTAATTGTACCGGCCTGAGTGCCCTGACTACTATGCGTTGCTCGCATACAATatctacaaaattaatttttttaaataatttaagtagtttAAGTATTCTACGATCGCAAAATTCCATCAAATTTCTAGACTGCTTAACCAGAAAAGTGAACGGAAGTTAGCAGACAAATTTATTATCCTCTCATGCATATACGAAACTTCCTGTACATCATAATCAATTTGAaagaattaaaatctttttaagtatataattaatcaattttaataagaattgtAAGGGAGGAAAACCTATAAATgtcttttaagatattttttaaattgtctgcTAGATTCAGCCCCAATTTAAAGAGTCCCGATAAATAGCTTTGCATTACATTAAAATCTTGTATATATACTTtcttaagtatatattttattaaatcaaatcaaaatcgtTAGAAAGCAAAATCATTAAGTTGGTTTTTCGACCCCCTTTTTCACGGATCCTGGTATTCCATTCTTAGAGTCCCTATAAAAGGGGTTTGCACCACTTTAGAAGCTTGTtcctttttaaaacttattattattttagtataaactcataaaaatttattcttttcaataatattttagttttttcaaattgataatgATGTACAGAGAGTTTTGTACATCATGTATAGAGGATAATAAATTTGTCTGCTAGCTTCCGTTCACTCCTCGAGAATAGGAATTAATAGATTGGCTGCTGACATTTACCTAATAGTTGCAAGCCAAGATCGCATATCGTCCGTGTCATGAGCTTCAATTACATACTCCATATTATTATCAGCCtttaaaacaaatgtattttCGTGATCCGGCATCTCTAAAGCAGTCGTTTCACGAGCTTCActaaccaaaaaacaaaatactccACTTCTAGgctgttatttaaatataaaaacattaaattaaaatgaaaaacgagaaaattttaaagaaaaaacgtACCTTAGTAGCTTTTGGTGGTGAATAAAACTCTAACATATAACCACCAACAGTTTTCACTAAAGCTAATCGACATCGTTCCCATTTCTGTGCACCTCCAGGTTGATCTAAGCTCTCCGGTGTTAAATAATTCACTAAACCCTCTTTACGACATTCCACAACAATTTTAGCTAACTTTGTTTTAGCCAATCGACCAGAATTACTGGATAATTCCACTTCATCGGAATTTTGCTTATGAAAGAATCCTTTACCTTTACGTAAACCTTTAAAACTGAGTCGTCGAAAGAATGGCTTATGATTAACTAAAGGAGAATCAGTTTCTTGTTCAGAATAATCACTTAATTCATCGTGACCATTTGCAACTTTTGCTCCTTGCAAACGACGCCGACAAAATTCTTTCTCAAAATGATCTGAGAAAcagtttataaatttctttaaaaaatcctTATGCGAAACACTGGATCGTGTTGTTTCTGATAAACCCACAGACATGTAATGTACACAAGCTCTAGCAAAATGTTGGGCCGCCGCCCGGGCATGCCGTTCACAAAAATCATCACTGACATCACTAACCCCACATTCAGGGGGTGTAGCTGCAgccattttaacaataattatcaaatatacttaaaaattaagaaaacattTCGTATAAAACGCATAACATTTAATATCAATACTAAACTGTACGAAATGACAGATGGATGGAagccatttaattttttttttcagtcaaaCTCAcatcataacttttttttaattaaatattactattatgtaatgtttacttattttaataaataaagacaaaaatttgctaaaaatacttcataaatacatactttgataacattttttttttaattcacaattGCAGAATTTGATTTGATagcatgaaatttatttatggtATCATTTTAATGTTTACGTTTAAACGTACGCGTTCGATGTGATAACAAGTTTTTTACCAGTTTTATTTTACGTCGTTTTTATTTACAGTGTACAAGCCTTAATTATGTGCATAACAATCAATTTAATTCACAACTAATTCTTATGATTTAAACTGTGAGGATTTCTagcttataataattaaaaatattaattgtaaaaggCTATAGCTCATTTCCACTTGTTCTTCTTCTTCCGAATTCCCTTCGATAACTCAAAGCCTAAAAGGCATGAAAATGAAATTGTCGGGCTTATTTTTGTTGGTTCAGCacaaattacaaacaataacttttaacgaaatttttcggttaataaaaaaattaactaacaaaATCGTTaatacttcaataaaaaaatgaagctccgaatttcttataaatagaACGTATTCGTTGTGTTACGCACACATGGTAGGCTTGGTGGAACTAGACAAGGTATGCGTATGCTTGATGTAGGACGAGTTTTGGTTCAGTAGGTACATGTACCCAGTCGACgccattttagttttttccctcttcctgattcaaatgttgtaaaaaacatgaatacgtttgtgtgaacaatccttgtgtgaaaaatagttccagacaatgaataaataattaatgattaatgaactttttccgcctcagattttttcaatttttaatatgtaaacaaaacattgaccAATTTGACAGCTCAAATAAAATAGTGAAGGCGCTGAGTGCCtacaaaaagattcttaaactagaacaaatttgcaattttctcatatataattatgtgggATTTTCTTTCGCTAAGGGCTTGCTATCgacttataaactaataatGGGCCGGAAAAATGATgaaacttaatacttacaatCGTGTTAGTTTCGTTGCTATTTcataaaacgtattattatgtgcataacatttaaatatagactcatacctttaaaatgagtaccttaaagtacaaaaatatttttaattgtgcaATGAACGGCGTTTCAAACCAAGCGATTTGCGCCGATCTTATgcattatcatttttgtttgcaattttaatcTTATCTTCGGTTCTATTGGTCCtatcaagacgaataaaaaaaaaggaaatatttgcttttacatgtttgaataaaataatatctgtaTACTAAATATTCAATAACTTAGGAGCTATGGtcgtataaacaattatttatttataacaaatttcccccCACTTTGAACTATGAGCAAGctgaaaattcaaattcagcgggtcaaaatacgtcgatacaaaatacaataactccttgttcggtagggcctgtaaatgcatacaaaacatactcagcgcctacactataaataaataagcaatatGGCGCTGAATGGGTACCGTGCAAGAGAGTGAGAGAATGTCCCCATGTATGTTATTTCGACTTTTTTGCACTAAAGGCATTGGAAATAATTCGAGCTTGACATTGACAGTactgtcaaaaaactattcaagatCAGTGCCATCTAGAAAGTAAGGCACATTCACATATAATAACTTAGAACGAACGTAGCCATGGATTAAAAGAACGCGATTTTTTTATCTGGTGAACGTAGCCTATGATTAAGTTGAATCCAATAATTCTATAGTTGATATCTAATCTGAGTAGTACAAATCTTGTGAATGGTGTTGAAATACTCATATTCTTATAGAGTATAGAAAAATCATTCACTTACTAATTTACTATCAGAGATATCAACTTGGTCACCGGTCACGTTTATTACTGAAGGTCGgctaatttttccattttaattaaataataaactttcatCGAAATGTTTGCACAATTCACAAGAAAAAGTTTAGCAACTACTGCACGTACCTTCAGTACATCATCACAGGTAAGGGCGTTatctctttttcttttttattactcCTTAACTATTTTGATACGTGCATAATCGGTGacgtaatataaaaatttttaatttatcgctaatgaattttttttaattgcagcaAAATACAAAAGTAGCCGTATTGGGTGCAGCTGGTGGAATTGGTCAACCATTATCGttacttttaaaatgtaatacatCTATTTCACGTTTAGGAGTTTACGATGTTGCAAATACCCCCGGAGTTGCTGCTGATTTGTCACACATTAATACACCAGCCAGTTTAGTTCATGGAAAAGGAGATGCAGAATTAGACAAAGTTTTAAAAGATGCCGAAATTGTAGTAATACCCGCTGGTGTACCCCGTAAACCAGGTaactttcgatttttgtattttaaacgaTACGATACTATGACCTTTAATATATGTTGATATCGTTTTTATAcggtctatttttaaatttcgtgtATAAAATATTCGTGTATGGTGGAGTCCTTAGTCCAAGTCGATACGAATATCGATCAAGGTCAGTAACAGAACATGTGAGTGgatttgtgtaataattttataaatattgtctctaccatgatcttaaaaattatctagaatttatttaatcttATTGTAAATTTCTCGAATCTTCGTTTGAAAATCAGGCCTTAATTGATTCATAGAGAACTTGAtgatataagtattataaaagatattaaatgaaaactttagGATTTTTTCTCGCATGGTCTTATTCTGTGATATGACACGGATATCCATGGCTGATTGCAATAGCAGCACTCTAAGAAGAAATGGTGCAGATTAACATATTTTAGACCATGCATCAACAAAATAGCAAAAGAATtagataatataatttgaaaaagtccCCATTAGCAGAATTAAATTGATCCAATTACTGGGAAATCCaaagaataaattaaacaacGAAAAATAGCCGGGGATCTATTGCATTTGATGTCAAAACTGTTCGGAGAAATACGTGGGCCAAAGCAGACGACAAATTTGTATAAGATTTAAAGAACATATGGCACACTCAATATaagttataaaagaaaaatattgtgtgACCGCACACGTTATCGAAATATAAAATCGACATTCAAAAACTGGGCAATGAACTCGGATAAATGATCTATTTTTCCAAATTCAGATTGTTGGTGACTAAAAATTTATCcctgaaaaagtaaaaaaacattttttcaccaTTGAATATTAAGCGCTCTAAAGTAATACACTGTTATGAgacaaaatcataattaatttgattcaaaaatgTCATTATAATGAAGAATCaagactaaaaaattttaaaattactgataattttgataaaataagcttttattgtagAGAATAGAGATATAGCTAATATCTAGGTTCTTTGAAGAAAGAAAAccaatttaactaaaataaggACTTCGAAGGCCAACATTAAcacaatttgcatttttaacaaCGATTTTACTGTCTTATTTCTCACAGAAACCGtagaattccaaaatttttaaatatttcaaacttatTCTTCGATATCGTACAGTCAAGttaatcttataaattttttaacataattttattttttttttaatttaaggtcaAACTCGTGATGATTTGTTCAACACCAATGCAGGAATTGTACGAACCTTAGTTGAAGCCTGCGCCAAAAATTGCCCAAAAGCTCTCATTGCCATAATTACAAACCCAGTGAATTCTACCGTTCCAATCGCAGCAGAAGTACTCAAAAAGAAAGGTTGTTATGATCCAAAACGAGTGTTTGGTGTAACCACATTAGATTTGGTACGTTCCAGCACATTTATTGCTGAATATATTGGTGCAAATCCGATTGATTTAAACATCCCAGTAATTGGTGGACACTCTGGTGTTACTATTATCCCAATAACATCTCAAGCGAGCCAAAAAGTAACATTTAAATCTAAAGAAGATTTAGATAAACTTACCGATCGTATCCAAAATGCCGGTACTGAAGTTGTTAAAGCCAAAGCTGGTGGTGGTTCAGCAACATTGTCCATGGCTTTTGCTGCAGCACGTTTCACAAACTCCTTAATCAAGGGTTTACATGGCGAAAAGAATGTTGTGGAATGTGCTTACGTTGAAAATGAAGTGTGTGGTGTGAAATATTTCTCTACTCCAATTGTTTTGGGTAAAGGTGGTGTTGAAAAGAATTTGGGTCTTGGTGAATTAAATGATTACGAAAAAGGATTATTGGAGAAAGCTATCCCTGAATTAAAGAAAGATATTCAAAAAGGTGAAGAATTTGCGAAGAAAGGTTAAGTTAAACTAAATGATGCATTTCCcatgaaaaaagaaatatatttaatatattgatcTTTTGTACATCTTTTTCGAAATGatttaatcaataatcaatCGTTCGTTTTattcattacaatattttttttttaaatgtctgaAACACCAAATCAAATTACCATTGTAATTATGTATTACGTATTGTAATAAAAGttactttattttcaagtattaattttaatttggttttttttttttgctctttttAATAATGATTCCAAAATATccaaagtagaaaaaaaagaagtgttTTACGAataagaaaaatgaataatcTAATAAACCGCCTTTCTTCTTTTTGCCTTATATTGCGCATTCTTACAAAATCAATGGGTACACTGCATTCTTCACCCCTCCTTTTAAAGAATCTTACATGATCGATAAACGTACCAGTATTTGcaaatttgtgttattttaattgatCATCGGGTGGAGTGATGAATGGAAAGATAACTGCCAGTATTGTGGACCGCGTACAGTCGTAATAGATAATTATGTGAGTATGTAATAATCTTGTGTTTAGTCGCTTTGACCAGCGTTGCCAAGCCAAAATCTGTCTAGGTTgtagatatgatttaaaaagttggaAGTTTTCAGCAAATCTTGCTTAAGAGTAAATAGatctaatatttcttttttctaaGCAATCCACGCAGTGGCCTTTTGTCAGTTTCGGTCGCCCTGCTCCAAGATTTGATCCTTCACCtcatattttgaataaacaatttatatttattcttcagtaagtgtttaattaatgaaatggCGATAGAAACgtcgataaaaaacaaaaaaacat includes:
- the LOC123300144 gene encoding malate dehydrogenase, mitochondrial-like isoform X2, translating into MFAQFTRKSLATTARTFSTSSQVRQNTKVAVLGAAGGIGQPLSLLLKCNTSISRLGVYDVANTPGVAADLSHINTPASLVHGKGDAELDKVLKDAEIVVIPAGVPRKPGQTRDDLFNTNAGIVRTLVEACAKNCPKALIAIITNPVNSTVPIAAEVLKKKGCYDPKRVFGVTTLDLVRSSTFIAEYIGANPIDLNIPVIGGHSGVTIIPITSQASQKVTFKSKEDLDKLTDRIQNAGTEVVKAKAGGGSATLSMAFAAARFTNSLIKGLHGEKNVVECAYVENEVCGVKYFSTPIVLGKGGVEKNLGLGELNDYEKGLLEKAIPELKKDIQKGEEFAKKG
- the LOC123300144 gene encoding malate dehydrogenase, mitochondrial-like isoform X1, translating into MFAQFTRKSLATTARTFSTSSQQNTKVAVLGAAGGIGQPLSLLLKCNTSISRLGVYDVANTPGVAADLSHINTPASLVHGKGDAELDKVLKDAEIVVIPAGVPRKPGQTRDDLFNTNAGIVRTLVEACAKNCPKALIAIITNPVNSTVPIAAEVLKKKGCYDPKRVFGVTTLDLVRSSTFIAEYIGANPIDLNIPVIGGHSGVTIIPITSQASQKVTFKSKEDLDKLTDRIQNAGTEVVKAKAGGGSATLSMAFAAARFTNSLIKGLHGEKNVVECAYVENEVCGVKYFSTPIVLGKGGVEKNLGLGELNDYEKGLLEKAIPELKKDIQKGEEFAKKG
- the LOC123299585 gene encoding SH2B adapter protein 2, whose translation is MAAATPPECGVSDVSDDFCERHARAAAQHFARACVHYMSVGLSETTRSSVSHKDFLKKFINCFSDHFEKEFCRRRLQGAKVANGHDELSDYSEQETDSPLVNHKPFFRRLSFKGLRKGKGFFHKQNSDEVELSSNSGRLAKTKLAKIVVECRKEGLVNYLTPESLDQPGGAQKWERCRLALVKTVGGYMLEFYSPPKATKPRSGVFCFLVSEARETTALEMPDHENTFVLKADNNMEYVIEAHDTDDMRSWLATIRYCMRATHSSQGTQAGTITEGGAPELPPRLQGGTGRQGERLSSSSNFELRSSHPELEQILDVETDLSTTLREHPWFHGTLARSDAAQLVLHEGSSGHGTFLVRQSETRKGEFVLTFNFQGRAKHLRMSLNDQAQCRVQHLWFPTIFDMLDYFRQHAIPLESGGTSDVTLTEYVIHSPNQSTTDARQIVTHGGSIRTRTASLENLNSGDSVRAVENQYSFV